One region of Rhodophyticola sp. CCM32 genomic DNA includes:
- a CDS encoding GNAT family N-acetyltransferase translates to MAGQDSAGPLVTGFQPPPVPDGASLAGRYARLVRLRADDHAADLHRANSVSDAIWDYLPYGPFSSAAAYHRWVREMEAGPDPIFYAIENLETGQLSGVASYLRITPEMGTIEVGHINFAPELQRSRAATEAMYLMMAWAFEAGYRRYEWKCNARNLGSRRAAERLGFSYEGVFRQAAIVKGRNRDTAWFACIDAEWPALKEAFQAWLAPGNFDAGGQQKERLADLTRLVRVSSDPALSGR, encoded by the coding sequence ATGGCAGGTCAGGATTCAGCGGGGCCATTGGTCACCGGTTTTCAGCCGCCGCCCGTGCCGGATGGGGCGTCGCTGGCCGGGCGTTATGCGCGCCTGGTCCGGTTGCGGGCCGATGATCATGCCGCTGATCTGCATCGGGCCAATTCCGTCAGCGATGCGATCTGGGACTATCTGCCCTATGGTCCGTTCTCTTCAGCCGCGGCCTATCACCGGTGGGTGCGCGAGATGGAGGCCGGGCCGGACCCGATTTTCTATGCGATCGAGAATCTGGAAACCGGCCAGTTAAGCGGGGTGGCCAGTTATCTCAGGATTACCCCGGAGATGGGCACGATCGAGGTGGGCCATATCAATTTCGCGCCCGAGCTTCAACGCAGCCGCGCTGCGACAGAGGCGATGTATCTGATGATGGCCTGGGCGTTCGAGGCCGGGTATCGCCGTTATGAATGGAAATGCAACGCCCGAAATCTTGGCTCACGCCGGGCGGCAGAGCGGTTGGGGTTTTCCTATGAAGGTGTGTTTCGCCAGGCTGCCATCGTCAAGGGCCGCAATCGTGACACAGCCTGGTTTGCCTGTATCGACGCGGAATGGCCTGCATTGAAAGAAGCGTTTCAGGCCTGGCTGGCCCCGGGCAATTTCGATGCCGGGGGGCAGCAGAAAGAACGCCTTGCCGATCTGACCCGGTTGGTTCGGGTCAGTTCTGACCCCGCGCTATCGGGCCGTTGA
- the bhcB gene encoding beta-hydroxyaspartate dehydratase BhcB has protein sequence MTDPRPLPIFEDVIAAHTRIAPHIHRTPVLTSGFLNEMTGADLFFKCENFQKAGAFKVRGASNAVFGLSDSMAAKGVATHSSGNHALSLSYAAGRRGIPCTVVMPHTAPEAKKAAVRGYGGRIVECEPSTTSREAVFARVQAETGADFVHPYNDPRVIAGQGTCSRELLDQVAGLDAVIAPIGGGGMISGCCLTLSALAPDMQIYAAEPEQADDACRSFKAGHIIADDAPVTIADGLKVPLKENTWHFVSTYVTDILTASETEIIEAMKLTWQRMKIVIEPSCAVPLATILKNPQVFRGKRIGVIITGGNVDMDKLPWMAGESRNRLI, from the coding sequence ATGACCGATCCCCGCCCCCTGCCCATATTTGAGGATGTGATCGCGGCCCATACCCGTATCGCGCCCCATATCCACCGCACGCCGGTTCTGACCTCAGGCTTCCTTAACGAGATGACCGGGGCGGATCTGTTCTTCAAATGCGAAAACTTCCAGAAAGCGGGCGCCTTCAAGGTGCGCGGGGCCTCGAACGCGGTGTTCGGCCTGTCCGACAGCATGGCCGCCAAGGGGGTTGCCACCCATTCCTCGGGCAATCACGCATTGTCTTTGTCTTATGCCGCCGGGCGGCGGGGCATTCCCTGTACCGTGGTGATGCCGCACACCGCGCCCGAGGCCAAGAAAGCCGCCGTGCGCGGATATGGCGGGCGGATCGTGGAATGTGAGCCCTCGACCACAAGCCGCGAGGCGGTGTTTGCCCGGGTGCAGGCGGAAACCGGCGCCGATTTCGTGCATCCCTATAACGACCCGCGGGTGATTGCCGGGCAAGGCACCTGTTCGCGCGAATTGCTGGATCAGGTTGCCGGTCTGGATGCGGTCATCGCCCCCATCGGCGGCGGCGGCATGATCTCGGGCTGCTGTCTGACCCTGTCGGCGCTGGCCCCGGATATGCAGATTTATGCAGCCGAACCGGAACAGGCCGATGACGCCTGCCGCAGTTTCAAGGCCGGTCACATCATCGCCGATGATGCGCCCGTGACCATCGCCGACGGGCTGAAAGTGCCGCTGAAAGAGAATACCTGGCATTTCGTTTCAACTTATGTGACCGACATTCTGACCGCCTCGGAAACAGAGATTATCGAGGCGATGAAACTCACCTGGCAGCGGATGAAAATCGTGATCGAACCAAGCTGCGCCGTGCCTCTGGCGACGATCCTGAAAAACCCGCAGGTGTTTCGGGGCAAACGGATCGGGGTGATCATCACCGGCGGCAATGTGGATATGGACAAACTGCCCTGGATGGCAGGCGAGAGCAGAAATCGTTTAATCTGA
- the bhcA gene encoding L-aspartate--glyoxylate aminotransferase BhcA, which produces MSDQNPLFIPGPTNMPDRLRQAMMVQTRDHRAPDFADTLLPVLDGCKKVFGTKEGHALTFPASGTGGWEAAITNTLSPGDTVLIARYGMFSHRWIDMCDRHGLDLRIIECDWGAGAPADAFQKALTEDGSHAIKAVLVTHNETATGVVSDIAAVRRAMEAADHPGLLLVDCVSSLASMPFKMDDWGVDIAVSGSQKGFMLATGMAILAVSPKALAAMERAKLPRSFFDFRDMLQANRNGGYPYTPPLQLIHGLRESLTMLEEEGLETVYARHHRLAEGVRRAVAAWGLKLVAQSPDLYSDTVSAIYVPEGFDSNTLTDHAFNAYDVSFGVGLGQMSGKAFRIGHLGALTEVMVLAGLATIEMAMADLEYPVRLGSGVAAAQEYFRMSRSHSLQSAA; this is translated from the coding sequence ATGTCAGACCAGAACCCGCTGTTCATTCCCGGCCCCACCAATATGCCCGACCGCCTGCGTCAGGCGATGATGGTGCAGACCCGGGACCATCGCGCGCCGGATTTTGCGGACACGCTGCTGCCCGTGCTGGACGGGTGCAAAAAGGTTTTCGGCACCAAAGAAGGGCATGCCCTCACCTTCCCCGCCTCGGGCACCGGCGGGTGGGAGGCGGCGATTACCAACACGCTCAGCCCCGGTGATACGGTTCTGATCGCGCGTTATGGCATGTTCAGCCACCGCTGGATCGACATGTGCGACCGCCACGGGCTGGATCTGCGGATCATTGAATGTGACTGGGGTGCAGGCGCGCCGGCAGATGCGTTTCAGAAGGCCCTGACCGAGGATGGCAGCCATGCGATCAAAGCCGTGCTGGTCACCCATAATGAAACCGCCACCGGCGTGGTGTCGGATATCGCCGCAGTGCGCCGGGCGATGGAGGCAGCGGATCACCCCGGCCTGTTGCTGGTCGATTGCGTCAGTTCGCTGGCCTCGATGCCGTTCAAAATGGATGACTGGGGTGTCGATATTGCGGTCAGCGGCAGCCAGAAGGGCTTTATGCTGGCCACCGGCATGGCAATCCTGGCTGTCAGCCCGAAAGCACTGGCAGCGATGGAGCGGGCCAAGCTGCCCCGCAGCTTCTTTGATTTCCGCGACATGCTGCAGGCCAACCGCAATGGCGGCTATCCCTATACACCGCCCCTGCAACTGATCCACGGGTTGCGCGAAAGCCTGACCATGCTGGAGGAAGAGGGGCTTGAGACTGTCTATGCCCGCCATCACCGCCTGGCTGAAGGCGTGCGCCGCGCGGTTGCGGCCTGGGGGCTGAAACTCGTCGCGCAATCGCCCGATCTCTATTCCGATACGGTCAGCGCGATCTATGTGCCCGAAGGCTTCGATTCGAATACTCTCACCGACCATGCGTTCAACGCCTATGATGTCAGCTTTGGCGTCGGGCTGGGGCAGATGAGTGGCAAAGCCTTTCGGATCGGGCATCTGGGCGCCCTGACCGAGGTCATGGTTCTTGCAGGTCTGGCCACGATCGAAATGGCGATGGCCGATCTGGAATATCCGGTCCGGCTTGGCTCTGGCGTTGCGGCGGCACAGGAATATTTCCGCATGTCCCGCAGCCACAGCCTGCAATCCGCAGCCTGA
- a CDS encoding 2Fe-2S iron-sulfur cluster-binding protein, translating to MAKITYIEHNGTEHVVDVADGLTVMEGARDNNVPGIEADCGGACACSTCHVYVHPDWFAKLPAIDPMEEDMLEFAFQPDPERSRLTCQLKVSAELDGLVVQMPERQI from the coding sequence ATGGCGAAGATCACCTATATCGAACATAATGGCACCGAACATGTGGTTGATGTGGCGGACGGGCTGACCGTGATGGAAGGCGCGCGCGACAACAACGTTCCGGGGATCGAGGCCGATTGCGGTGGCGCCTGTGCCTGTTCGACCTGTCATGTCTATGTGCACCCTGACTGGTTCGCCAAACTGCCTGCCATCGACCCGATGGAGGAAGACATGCTGGAATTCGCGTTTCAGCCCGACCCGGAACGGTCCCGCCTGACCTGCCAGCTGAAGGTCAGTGCAGAGCTGGATGGTCTGGTGGTGCAGATGCCCGAAAGACAGATCTGA
- a CDS encoding LysR family transcriptional regulator has protein sequence MPRNLDMTALRSFVTVADAGGVTKASGFLNLTQSAVSMQLKRLEENIGVSLLDRTARRLSLTGAGEQMLGYARRMLELNDEVLGRLTSKDYEGELTLGVPHDIVYPAIPQVLQRFNAAYPRMKVQLMSSYTSRLKQMFGRGEIDVILTTENSLDPGGETLRERPLIWVGATEGQVWKQRPLRLAFEHNCIFRKSVQTALDSDGISWEMAVESDSTRTIEASVSADLAIHACIEGTEPPYVERIAHQGALPDLPSVKINMYGADISGDEPTNALTDLVHQAFGSI, from the coding sequence ATGCCGAGAAATCTCGATATGACCGCACTTCGCTCTTTTGTCACCGTTGCCGATGCAGGCGGTGTCACCAAGGCCAGCGGGTTTCTCAACCTGACCCAGTCGGCGGTTTCCATGCAGTTGAAGCGGCTGGAAGAGAATATCGGCGTTTCGCTGCTGGACCGCACGGCGCGGCGTCTGTCCCTGACCGGCGCGGGAGAACAGATGCTGGGATATGCCCGGCGGATGCTGGAGCTGAATGATGAGGTTCTGGGCCGTCTGACCTCCAAGGATTATGAGGGTGAACTGACCCTGGGCGTGCCCCATGATATTGTCTATCCGGCGATCCCGCAGGTGTTGCAGCGGTTCAACGCGGCCTATCCGCGGATGAAGGTGCAGCTTATGTCGTCTTACACGTCGCGGCTGAAACAGATGTTCGGCCGGGGGGAGATCGACGTGATCCTGACCACCGAAAACAGCCTTGACCCCGGAGGCGAGACCCTGCGCGAGCGGCCCCTGATCTGGGTCGGGGCGACAGAGGGCCAGGTCTGGAAGCAACGCCCGCTGAGGCTGGCTTTCGAGCATAACTGCATTTTCCGCAAAAGCGTCCAGACGGCGCTGGATTCAGACGGCATCAGCTGGGAAATGGCGGTGGAAAGCGATTCCACCCGGACGATCGAGGCCTCGGTCAGCGCCGATCTGGCGATACATGCCTGTATTGAGGGGACCGAGCCGCCCTATGTGGAACGTATCGCCCATCAGGGCGCGCTGCCCGATCTGCCTTCGGTCAAGATCAACATGTATGGCGCGGATATTTCAGGCGATGAACCGACCAACGCGCTGACCGATCTGGTGCATCAGGCCTTTGGCTCGATCTGA
- a CDS encoding peptidoglycan-binding domain-containing protein: protein MTLRFFLPGLLVLCACDTTAPPDISGLIAPNTVEVSRGMGPPGADPNACYGRETTPAVIETVTDQIMLQPPQISSAGHVQEPAIFVTETRQQIVRERRELWFETPCQAEIGDPAFLSDLQRALAARDLYRGRITGVMDGRTRRAIRAFQAPRVWTARSCRWPQPGSWASRSGTRRPPPARKRADLHSDRAKGLMHQIGQRVGRFIA, encoded by the coding sequence GTGACCCTTCGTTTCTTCCTTCCGGGCCTTTTGGTCCTTTGTGCCTGTGACACGACGGCTCCGCCCGATATCAGCGGGCTGATCGCGCCCAACACGGTCGAGGTCAGCCGCGGCATGGGGCCACCGGGCGCGGACCCGAATGCCTGCTACGGGCGCGAAACCACCCCTGCGGTGATCGAAACGGTGACCGATCAGATCATGCTGCAACCGCCACAGATCAGCAGTGCCGGTCATGTTCAGGAACCGGCCATCTTTGTCACCGAAACCCGGCAGCAGATTGTCAGGGAACGCCGCGAATTGTGGTTCGAGACCCCGTGTCAGGCCGAGATCGGCGATCCGGCATTCCTGTCTGACCTGCAACGGGCCCTGGCCGCACGCGACCTGTATCGCGGACGGATCACCGGGGTGATGGATGGGCGCACAAGGCGCGCCATTCGCGCCTTTCAGGCCCCCAGGGTCTGGACAGCCCGATCCTGTCGCTGGCCGCAGCCCGGCAGTTGGGCATCTCGGTCTGGAACCCGGAGGCCGCCGCCGGCCCGCAAGAGAGCTGACCTTCATTCAGATCGAGCCAAAGGCCTGATGCACCAGATCGGTCAGCGCGTTGGTCGGTTCATCGCCTGA
- the bhcC gene encoding 3-hydroxy-D-aspartate aldolase BhcC, translating to MNANVKIDDLEVGYDIPARLGMDEAEIQTPSLVLDLDALERNIRKMGDYAKAHGMRHRVHGKMHKSVDVAQMQVDLGGACGVCCQKVSEAEVFARGGIRDVLVSNQVRDPAKIDRLARLPKLGARTLCCVDDLANVAELSAAATRHGTQIECLVEIDCGAGRCGVTSTPAVVEIARAVEAADSLKFAGIQAYQGAMQHLDSYADRKAAIDIAVAQVKDAVDTLAAGGIACDIVGGGGTGSYYFESTSGVYNELQCGSYAFMDADYGRILDEHGQRIDQGEWENALFILTSVMSHTKADKAIVDAGLKAQSVDSGLPVIFGRADVEYVKCSDEHGVVADPGGVLAVNDKLKLVPGHCDPTCNTHDWYVGVRNGRVETLWPVSARGKAY from the coding sequence ATGAATGCGAATGTGAAGATCGACGATCTGGAGGTCGGCTATGACATCCCCGCCAGGCTCGGCATGGATGAGGCGGAGATACAGACACCAAGCCTTGTGCTCGACCTGGATGCGCTGGAACGCAATATCCGGAAGATGGGTGATTACGCCAAGGCCCATGGCATGCGCCACCGGGTGCATGGCAAGATGCATAAATCCGTCGATGTGGCGCAGATGCAGGTCGATCTGGGGGGAGCCTGCGGTGTCTGTTGTCAGAAGGTTTCAGAGGCCGAGGTCTTCGCCCGTGGCGGTATCCGCGATGTGCTGGTGTCGAACCAGGTGCGTGACCCGGCGAAAATCGACCGGCTTGCCCGTCTGCCGAAACTGGGCGCGCGCACCCTTTGCTGCGTTGATGATCTGGCCAATGTGGCGGAGCTTTCGGCGGCGGCCACGCGGCATGGCACGCAGATCGAATGTCTGGTGGAAATCGACTGTGGCGCGGGCCGCTGCGGTGTGACGAGCACACCGGCAGTGGTGGAGATCGCCCGGGCCGTCGAGGCCGCAGACAGCCTGAAATTTGCGGGCATTCAGGCCTATCAGGGCGCGATGCAGCATCTGGACAGCTATGCCGACCGGAAGGCCGCGATCGACATCGCGGTGGCGCAGGTGAAAGACGCGGTCGACACGCTGGCCGCAGGTGGCATCGCCTGTGACATCGTCGGCGGCGGCGGCACCGGCAGCTATTATTTCGAAAGCACATCAGGGGTTTACAATGAATTGCAATGCGGAAGCTATGCGTTCATGGATGCGGATTACGGGCGCATTCTGGATGAACATGGCCAGCGGATTGATCAGGGCGAATGGGAAAATGCGCTGTTCATCCTGACCTCGGTGATGTCTCACACCAAGGCCGACAAGGCGATTGTCGATGCGGGCCTGAAAGCCCAATCGGTGGATAGTGGCCTGCCGGTCATCTTCGGGCGCGCGGATGTGGAATATGTCAAATGCTCTGACGAACATGGCGTGGTGGCCGACCCGGGCGGCGTGCTGGCGGTGAATGACAAGCTGAAACTGGTGCCGGGGCATTGTGACCCGACCTGCAATACCCATGACTGGTATGTGGGCGTGCGGAACGGCAGGGTTGAAACGCTCTGGCCTGTCTCCGCACGCGGCAAGGCCTATTGA
- the bhcD gene encoding iminosuccinate reductase BhcD yields MTNGLVIVSEEVCQQVVGRGDAFTAVEQVFAAMARGDAYNFPVIREAIGHADALYGFKSGFDRAGLALGLKSGGYWPGNADKGLTNHQSTVCLFDPDSGRLKALVGGNYLTALRTAAASSVSIAHLARRDAKVLGMVGAGHQSTFQLRAAAEQRAFEKVIAWNPHPEMLPKLGAVAAELGLPFQAVEREALGAEADVIITITSAFEPLLMADWIKPGAHIACMGTDTVGKQELDPALLATASLFTDEVAQSVNLGEAQHAIKSGLIVDADITPIGEVINGAHPGRRSADEITIFDGTGVGLQDLAIASVAADLAAKRGAATLVAL; encoded by the coding sequence ATGACAAACGGTCTGGTGATTGTGTCCGAAGAGGTCTGCCAGCAGGTTGTGGGCCGGGGCGATGCCTTCACCGCGGTGGAGCAGGTCTTTGCCGCCATGGCGCGGGGGGATGCGTATAATTTCCCGGTGATCCGCGAGGCGATTGGCCATGCGGATGCGCTTTACGGGTTCAAATCGGGCTTTGACCGCGCCGGGCTGGCATTGGGCCTGAAATCGGGCGGGTATTGGCCGGGCAATGCCGACAAGGGGCTGACCAATCACCAGTCGACTGTGTGTCTGTTTGACCCCGATAGCGGCAGGCTGAAGGCGCTGGTGGGCGGCAATTACCTGACCGCCCTGCGGACGGCGGCGGCCTCCTCGGTTTCCATCGCCCATCTGGCGCGCCGGGATGCGAAGGTTCTGGGCATGGTGGGCGCGGGCCATCAATCCACCTTCCAGTTGCGCGCGGCCGCCGAACAGCGCGCATTCGAGAAGGTCATCGCCTGGAACCCCCATCCCGAGATGCTGCCGAAACTGGGAGCGGTCGCGGCAGAGCTTGGCCTGCCATTTCAGGCGGTGGAGCGCGAGGCACTTGGCGCAGAGGCCGATGTGATCATCACCATCACCTCGGCCTTTGAGCCGCTTTTGATGGCCGACTGGATCAAACCGGGCGCCCATATCGCCTGCATGGGCACCGATACCGTCGGCAAGCAGGAGCTTGACCCGGCGCTGCTGGCCACAGCCAGCCTGTTCACCGATGAGGTCGCCCAGTCGGTGAACCTGGGTGAGGCCCAGCATGCCATCAAATCCGGCCTGATCGTCGATGCGGATATCACCCCCATCGGCGAAGTGATCAATGGCGCACATCCCGGGCGGCGCAGCGCCGATGAAATCACCATATTCGACGGCACCGGCGTGGGGTTGCAGGATCTCGCAATCGCCTCCGTCGCGGCGGATCTGGCGGCGAAGCGCGGGGCGGCGACACTGGTGGCCCTGTAG
- the bhcR gene encoding HTH-type transcriptional regulator BhcR, which yields MAEIHRKARGRPKSPFTEPGGSTIQALDRALVVLSALAKQDHASLTDLSERLNIPTATTHRILATLQQNGYAELDEASQTWAVGIEAYRTGSAYLNRTTLMDVARPVMRALMLATGETANLAVPDGAEVVFIGQVETQNPIRAFFAAGTRTPMHASGTGKAILANLPEAHLARVLARAELTGFTSQTLASETALRADLEETRRRGWSFDQEERHAGMSCIGAAIYDARGEVVAGVSISGPSTRFADRRMDMFGTRVAEAAAEITQGIGGIPA from the coding sequence ATGGCAGAGATACATCGCAAAGCGCGCGGGCGCCCCAAATCACCGTTTACCGAGCCCGGCGGCAGCACCATTCAGGCGCTTGACCGGGCGCTGGTGGTGCTCAGCGCGCTTGCAAAGCAGGATCATGCCTCGCTGACCGACCTGTCGGAAAGGCTCAACATTCCGACCGCCACCACCCACCGTATCCTCGCCACATTGCAGCAAAACGGCTATGCAGAACTGGACGAGGCAAGCCAGACCTGGGCTGTGGGGATCGAGGCGTATCGCACCGGTTCGGCCTATCTCAACCGCACCACGCTGATGGATGTGGCCCGCCCGGTGATGCGGGCGCTGATGCTGGCCACGGGGGAAACCGCCAATCTGGCGGTGCCCGACGGGGCAGAGGTGGTGTTTATCGGTCAGGTTGAAACCCAAAACCCGATCCGCGCGTTTTTTGCCGCGGGCACCCGCACACCGATGCATGCCTCGGGCACGGGCAAGGCGATTTTGGCCAACCTGCCCGAGGCGCATCTGGCCCGAGTGCTGGCGCGGGCCGAACTGACCGGTTTCACCAGCCAGACATTGGCCAGCGAAACCGCGCTTCGGGCCGATCTGGAGGAGACGCGCCGGCGCGGCTGGTCTTTCGATCAGGAGGAACGCCATGCGGGCATGTCCTGCATCGGGGCGGCGATTTATGACGCCCGGGGGGAGGTGGTCGCGGGCGTGTCGATCTCCGGGCCCAGCACCCGGTTCGCGGATCGCCGGATGGATATGTTCGGCACCCGCGTTGCCGAAGCTGCGGCTGAGATCACCCAAGGGATCGGGGGAATACCGGCTTGA
- the aspS gene encoding aspartate--tRNA ligase, protein MHAYRSQTCAELNTAHVGQTVRLAGWVHRVRDHGGILFIDLRDHYGMTQVLCDPDSPVFAQMEEVRSEWCIRIDGVVKARDAELVNPKIPTGEIEVFVRDLEVLGAAGELPLMVFGDQEYPEETRLSYRYLDLRREKMQENMKLRSDVVASMRRRMWDIGFREYQTPIITASSPEGARDFLVPSRLHPGRFYALPQAPQQFKQLLMVSGFDKYFQIAPCFRDEDPRADRSPTDFYQLDLEMSFVEQQDVFDTVEPVIAGVFEEFGKGAVVDQDWPQISYRDAALWYGTDKPDLRNPIKMQVVNEHFAGSGFAIFAKLLEQEGTQVRAIPAPGGGSRKFCDRMNAFAQKEGLPGMGYIFWREKTADAVAQEMGITVKEAQARMKAGEVAGGMEAAGPLAKNIGPERTEAIRQQLGLGLGDAAFFLGGKPKDFEAVAGRARTVIGEELGLTDKNRFAFAWIVDFPIYERDEETGRVDFEHNPFSMPQGGMAALEGDPLEVLGYQYDLACNGYELVSGAIRNHRPEIMFKAFEIAGYGADEVRKRFGGMVNAFQYGAPPHGGCAAGIDRIVMLLADEANIREVILFPMNQRAEDLMMNAPSEPTSDQLMELGLRVIPQD, encoded by the coding sequence ATGCACGCCTATCGCAGCCAGACCTGCGCCGAGTTGAACACCGCCCATGTGGGTCAGACCGTGCGTCTGGCCGGTTGGGTCCACCGGGTGCGGGACCATGGCGGGATTTTGTTTATCGACCTGCGCGACCATTACGGGATGACCCAGGTGCTGTGCGACCCGGACAGTCCGGTTTTCGCACAGATGGAAGAGGTCCGGTCTGAATGGTGCATTCGGATTGACGGTGTGGTGAAGGCCCGCGATGCTGAACTGGTGAACCCGAAAATCCCGACCGGCGAGATCGAGGTGTTTGTGCGCGATCTGGAGGTTCTGGGCGCGGCGGGGGAATTGCCGCTGATGGTGTTCGGCGATCAGGAATACCCCGAGGAAACCCGCCTGAGCTATCGTTATCTGGACCTGCGGCGCGAGAAGATGCAGGAGAATATGAAGCTGCGCTCTGACGTTGTGGCCTCGATGCGGCGGCGGATGTGGGATATCGGGTTCCGCGAATATCAGACGCCGATCATCACCGCCTCCTCGCCCGAGGGCGCGCGCGATTTTCTGGTGCCCTCGCGCCTGCATCCGGGCCGGTTCTATGCGCTGCCGCAGGCGCCGCAGCAGTTCAAGCAATTGCTGATGGTCTCGGGCTTTGACAAATATTTCCAGATCGCGCCGTGTTTCCGCGATGAAGACCCGCGCGCCGACCGCTCGCCCACGGATTTCTACCAGCTTGATCTGGAGATGAGCTTTGTCGAGCAGCAGGATGTGTTCGATACGGTCGAACCGGTGATCGCGGGCGTGTTCGAGGAATTCGGCAAGGGCGCCGTGGTTGACCAGGACTGGCCGCAGATTTCCTATCGCGATGCGGCGCTTTGGTATGGCACGGACAAGCCGGATTTGCGCAACCCGATTAAAATGCAGGTGGTCAATGAGCATTTCGCGGGTTCCGGCTTTGCGATTTTCGCCAAGCTGCTGGAGCAGGAGGGCACGCAGGTGCGCGCGATCCCCGCGCCGGGGGGCGGCAGCCGGAAGTTTTGTGACCGGATGAATGCCTTTGCCCAGAAAGAGGGGCTGCCGGGGATGGGGTACATCTTCTGGCGCGAAAAAACCGCGGATGCGGTCGCGCAGGAGATGGGCATCACCGTCAAAGAGGCGCAGGCCAGGATGAAAGCGGGCGAGGTGGCAGGCGGGATGGAAGCCGCAGGCCCCTTGGCCAAGAATATCGGCCCGGAACGGACCGAGGCGATCCGTCAGCAGCTTGGGCTGGGTCTGGGCGATGCGGCTTTTTTCCTTGGCGGGAAACCCAAGGATTTCGAGGCCGTCGCCGGGCGCGCCCGCACTGTAATCGGTGAGGAGCTTGGGCTGACCGACAAGAACCGGTTTGCCTTTGCCTGGATCGTGGATTTCCCGATCTATGAACGGGATGAAGAAACCGGCAGGGTCGATTTCGAACATAACCCGTTCTCCATGCCCCAGGGTGGGATGGCGGCGCTGGAGGGCGACCCGCTGGAGGTTCTGGGCTATCAGTATGATCTGGCCTGCAACGGGTATGAACTGGTCTCGGGCGCGATCCGAAACCACCGGCCCGAGATCATGTTCAAGGCGTTTGAGATCGCCGGTTATGGCGCGGATGAGGTGCGCAAACGCTTCGGCGGCATGGTCAACGCGTTCCAATACGGCGCGCCGCCCCATGGGGGCTGTGCCGCCGGGATCGACCGGATCGTGATGCTGCTGGCCGATGAGGCGAATATCCGCGAGGTCATCCTGTTCCCGATGAACCAGCGCGCCGAAGATCTGATGATGAATGCACCGTCCGAGCCCACCAGTGATCAGTTGATGGAACTGGGCCTGCGGGTGATCCCGCAGGATTGA
- a CDS encoding FG-GAP repeat domain-containing protein, with product MFRAGLAGFALAVLPLAASACIIPAHSMTDMPETVVQHDGSGIYRAWFDGPTTHYTHGVLGDAVEATELWAESPGSANSCATLNIRLDADHVFEDLAPRLQDLDGDGAAEVIVVRTHVDRGAQLAIYGDAGNGADLRLLAATPYIGRTRRWLAPIGAADLDGDGRVEIAYIDRPHLARTLRVWRYDRGRLEQVAAISGLTNHRIGEAFISGGIRDCGAGPEIVTADADWTQVMVTRLDAEGGLNAHAVADFTRPAMGDVLACRR from the coding sequence ATGTTCCGGGCGGGGCTGGCCGGTTTTGCACTGGCGGTTTTGCCGCTGGCCGCATCGGCCTGTATCATCCCCGCCCACAGCATGACCGATATGCCGGAGACCGTGGTGCAGCATGACGGGTCGGGGATTTACCGCGCCTGGTTTGACGGGCCGACCACGCATTATACCCATGGGGTTCTGGGCGATGCGGTCGAGGCGACGGAACTTTGGGCGGAATCGCCCGGTTCCGCCAATTCCTGCGCGACGCTGAATATCCGTCTGGACGCGGATCATGTGTTCGAGGATCTGGCCCCCCGCCTGCAGGATCTGGACGGGGATGGTGCCGCCGAGGTGATTGTGGTGCGCACCCATGTGGATCGTGGCGCGCAACTGGCAATTTACGGCGATGCGGGCAACGGCGCCGATCTGCGACTGCTGGCGGCCACGCCCTATATCGGCCGGACCCGGCGCTGGCTGGCACCCATCGGCGCGGCCGATCTGGATGGGGATGGCCGGGTCGAGATCGCCTATATCGACCGCCCGCATCTGGCGCGGACCCTGCGGGTCTGGCGCTATGACCGGGGCCGACTGGAACAGGTTGCCGCCATTTCGGGCCTGACCAATCACCGGATCGGGGAGGCTTTTATCTCGGGCGGGATACGCGATTGCGGCGCCGGGCCCGAGATTGTGACCGCAGATGCCGACTGGACGCAGGTCATGGTGACCAGGCTGGATGCGGAGGGTGGGTTGAATGCCCATGCGGTGGCGGATTTCACGCGGCCAGCGATGGGGGATGTGCTGGCCTGCCGCCGCTGA